One region of Triticum dicoccoides isolate Atlit2015 ecotype Zavitan unplaced genomic scaffold, WEW_v2.0 scaffold217368, whole genome shotgun sequence genomic DNA includes:
- the LOC119345226 gene encoding uncharacterized protein LOC119345226 has protein sequence MESWCPANPSVFRNIDLHARYIDKIPSWMISLGNLRGLDLSMCRMGPEDMANLGRIPALTSLKLGTFYGRNGRIFIHGFRYLKYFNLKLWSCGTAVEFEEGSMPKLEVFELHFAAHTMECVSFGIQHLSALTKVDLFIDGTDDIKNEIHGLMETSLGKLRSRPTLSLDGDGGHSSQSDCVHFEELFKGLYQQEAANSDQHIPGSDYFPFLGRIVEENNQDAKSCLRLLEEEHEVHH, from the exons ATGGAATCATGGTGCCCTGCAAATCCTTCAGTGTTTCGGAATATAGACCTCCATGCCCGTTACATTGACAAGATTCCAAGTTGGATGATCTCGCTTGGAAATCTCCGTGGGCTAGATCTCAGTATGTGTCGTATGGGACCAGAAGACATGGCGAACCTTGGAAGAATACCCGCTTTGACTTCTCTGAAACTGGGGACTTTCTACGGCAGAAATGGAAGGATCTTCATCCATGGGTTCAGGTATTTGAAGTATTTCAATCTGAAGCTCTGGTCTTGTGGGACTGCAGTGGAGTTTGAAGAGGGATCAATGCCTAAGCTGGAGGTGTTCGAGCTTCACTTTGCGGCGCATACGATGGAGTGTGTGAGTTTCGGCATCCAGCACCTCTCTGCCCTCACAAAGGTGGACCTCTTTATTGATGGCACCGATGACATTAAGAATGAGATTCATGGACTTATGGAAACTTCTCTTGGGAAGCTTCGCAGCCGTCCTACGCTCTCCTTAGATGGGGATGGTGGTCATAGTTCTCAATCGGACTGTGTCCATTTTGAAGAATTG TTCAAAGGACTATACCAACAGGAAGCCGCTAATAGTGATCAACACATACCCGGAAGTGACTATTTCCCCTTTTTGGGTCGGATAGTGGAGGAAAATAATCAAGATGCGAAGTCATGCTTGAGGTTGCTG GAAGAGGAACATGAGGTGCATCATTGA